One genomic region from Oncorhynchus clarkii lewisi isolate Uvic-CL-2024 chromosome 21, UVic_Ocla_1.0, whole genome shotgun sequence encodes:
- the LOC139378759 gene encoding uncharacterized protein has product MMRNDMKKQREFFEKKKMQRKMKTLGIPTSPKGASSGSMDLVTLFIVNQIAAKKENNDQPKITHITDDKGGPKSMREGPLELPMSPCSPSRLSLVESQPLYSVQTARKRKHCILDGFKCRQLSPVLESNMSDTSTSDYQQHIQDTLSPFCSGSSSVSSSGAGLFSLQQIAQVQPQLHCSPRTPWDTSTSEQLQFRPFSQPGGRRECSPWATGPSGPKQQLNMTPTVSRVLFGGTEPDSTDTRDHVMHAVGFSINQSEGKDHTLEFSLKDQTMKFSLNQIESEEQHEKALFRACSNEEYGSEANFKKEMSKIYLKEEIPTSSRDVNESQSQDPEPDFLTQVSNCTDVSSSCPGNTHHGPKEFCESSPSYSPRGGYFSSDSDDDVSKKNN; this is encoded by the exons GAATTCTTTGAAAAGAAAAAAATGCAGAGAAAGATGAAAACCTTAGGAATACCAACCTCTCCTAAAGGAGCCAGTTCTGGAAGTATGGACCTAGTGACTTTATTCATAGTAAACCagattgctgcaaagaaagaaaACAATG ATCAGCCAAAGATAACTCACATCACTGATGATAAAGGAGGACCCAAGTCGATGAGGGAGGGGCCCCTGGAGTTACCCATGAGCCCTTGCTCCCCATCACGGCTTTCCCTTGTGGAGAGCCAGCCTTTGTACAG TGTCCAGACTGCTAGAAAGAGAAAGCACTGCATTCTTGATGGATTCAAGTGTAGACAG CTCTCACCAGTGCTGGAGTCGAACATGTCAGACACCAGTACATCAGACTACCAGCAACACATCCAGGACACCCTGAGCCCCTTCTGCTCGGGATCGTCGTCAGTCTCCTCCTCAGGGGCAGGCCTGTTCTCCCTCCAGCAGATAGCACAGGTCCAGCCACAGCTACACTGCTCCCCTAGAACCCCATGGGATACCTCCACCTCAGAGCAACTACAG TTTAGACCTTTCTCTCagccaggagggaggagagagtgttcCCCGTGGGCCACAGGACCAAGTGGACCCAAACAGCAGCTGAACATGACCCCCACTGTGTCCAGAGTACTGTTTGGAGGCACAGAGCCTGA TAGCACAGACACCAGAGACCATGTCATGCACGCAGTGGGGTTCTCTATCAACCAATCGGAGGGCAAAGACCACACCTTGGAGTTCTCTCTCAAAGATCAGACAATGAAGTTCTCTCTCAACCAAATAGAGAGTGAAGAGCAACACGAGAAAGCACTCTTCAGGGCCTGCAGTAATGAGGAATATGGAAGTGAAG CTAATTTTAAGAAGGAGATGTCTAAGATATATCTCAAGGAGGAAATACCAACGTCTTCCAGAGATGTGAATGAATCACAGAGCCAAGACCCTGAACCTGATTTTCTGACTCAG GTTTCCAACTGCACTGATGTCAGCTCAT CTTGTCCTGGAAACACTCATCATGGTCCTAAGGAATTCTGCGAATCATCGCCCAGTTACTCTCCAAGAGGAGGTTACTTTAGTTCAGACTCTGATGATGACgtaagtaaaaaaaacaattaa